The following proteins are encoded in a genomic region of Methanoculleus bourgensis MS2:
- a CDS encoding Nre family DNA repair protein, which produces MRCAECKGKGLCGLPRCPIMSRFYAQAPVRPSDHYQGSAPSVFVGSYGYPKVAGGPLMINDADNPPDWVARGLGIEDIVGIRARTIRGTAGPGRLAENLQEIAISSKPLDVEVRFTKPVAFDLRFDGTIAPVGLTGAIRKIDVLDNARVDRAVDRATSDTDLSTTDAFEILHASGTDVYQITQLLTAGLLGRKRHVVPTRWAITAVDDSVSNRLKKKIARYPPLSGIEVFSASLYGNHIVCLLTPGDWKFEMIEVWRKQSLWAGEDETIAQDGEGLTKPGYSPLAGAYYSARLAVTEYLESIQRSARVLVLRSITGEYWAPLGTWVVREATRNAMKGPKTACATLQAGVDTASRLLGFSHWRPHSRLIPELMTQKTLFDF; this is translated from the coding sequence ATGCGATGCGCTGAGTGTAAGGGAAAAGGGCTCTGCGGGCTTCCGCGCTGCCCGATCATGAGCAGGTTCTACGCCCAGGCCCCGGTCAGGCCGAGCGACCACTACCAGGGGTCGGCCCCCTCGGTCTTCGTCGGGAGTTACGGCTACCCGAAGGTAGCAGGAGGCCCGCTGATGATCAACGATGCCGACAACCCGCCGGACTGGGTCGCCCGGGGGCTCGGGATCGAGGATATCGTGGGGATACGCGCCCGGACGATACGCGGCACCGCCGGACCCGGGCGGCTTGCCGAGAACCTCCAGGAGATCGCGATATCGAGCAAGCCGCTCGATGTGGAGGTACGGTTCACAAAACCCGTCGCCTTCGATCTCAGGTTCGACGGGACGATCGCGCCCGTCGGGCTCACCGGCGCTATCCGGAAGATAGACGTCCTCGATAACGCACGGGTGGACCGCGCGGTGGACCGGGCCACATCCGACACCGACCTCTCAACCACCGACGCCTTCGAGATCCTCCACGCCTCGGGCACCGACGTCTATCAGATCACCCAGCTCCTCACCGCCGGTCTCCTCGGGCGGAAGCGGCACGTCGTCCCGACCAGATGGGCGATCACGGCGGTCGACGATTCGGTCTCAAACCGGCTCAAGAAGAAGATCGCGCGATACCCGCCGCTTTCCGGGATAGAGGTCTTCTCGGCCTCGCTCTACGGGAACCATATCGTCTGCCTCCTCACCCCCGGGGACTGGAAGTTTGAGATGATCGAGGTCTGGAGAAAACAGTCGCTCTGGGCCGGTGAGGACGAGACGATCGCGCAGGACGGCGAAGGGCTCACCAAACCCGGCTACTCACCCCTCGCGGGGGCCTACTACTCGGCCCGCCTGGCGGTCACAGAGTACCTGGAGAGCATACAGCGTTCTGCACGGGTGCTGGTGCTCCGGAGCATCACCGGCGAGTACTGGGCGCCGCTCGGCACCTGGGTGGTCAGGGAGGCGACACGGAACGCCATGAAGGGGCCAAAGACCGCATGCGCAACCCTGCAGGCAGGAGTCGATACCGCTTCCCGCCTCCTCGGGTTCTCCCACTGGCGCCCCCACAGCCGGCTCATCCCTGAACTTATGACCCAGAAGACGCTCTTTGATTTCTAA
- a CDS encoding DUF2117 domain-containing protein has product MNPLTADAVMVVHGPEVFDAGDVEWLIRLLSPREVLVAGVMARTAARESGLPVTCTDERPSVLLNALSSRAFLVNRGKTPESGRIFGEIIAGRLGSGQGLVHVESSSRTIYSWNRADDALAREIAEKTGFALASATSTGTPRDGTREIRGCIPGEAVFVNGIVIGTATDETVVLSSRNGTIRAVSGLEVKPHGFEKLLRRGLPDLNAAWCKSGMIRSAPPRPGGVRVSRAGRVAVIDHCGHTLYREIEDEGVCGVLAIGDDTTAVCGHICSHAGIPVFGVVDGDGDGIVEPGFAPGSVVVEVTCGRDDDLGREVAATRDLEASCWDEWVEETLRSLEGRVRVVVDRREG; this is encoded by the coding sequence ATGAATCCCCTGACAGCAGATGCCGTCATGGTGGTGCACGGCCCCGAGGTCTTCGATGCCGGCGATGTCGAATGGCTGATCAGGCTTCTCTCACCCCGGGAGGTGCTGGTCGCAGGGGTGATGGCCCGGACCGCAGCCAGGGAGTCGGGGCTCCCGGTGACCTGCACCGACGAGCGGCCGAGTGTTCTGCTCAACGCCCTCTCCAGTCGGGCCTTCCTGGTCAACCGGGGGAAGACGCCGGAGTCAGGCCGGATATTCGGCGAGATCATCGCCGGCCGCCTGGGGAGCGGGCAGGGGCTCGTCCACGTGGAGTCTTCAAGCCGCACCATCTACTCCTGGAACCGCGCCGATGATGCCCTCGCGCGGGAGATCGCAGAGAAGACCGGGTTTGCCCTCGCCTCCGCGACGAGCACCGGCACCCCGCGCGACGGGACCCGGGAGATCCGCGGGTGCATCCCGGGAGAGGCGGTCTTCGTCAACGGGATCGTGATCGGGACCGCAACAGACGAGACGGTCGTCCTCTCCAGCCGCAACGGGACGATCAGGGCTGTCTCCGGGCTCGAGGTGAAACCCCACGGGTTTGAGAAACTCCTCAGGAGGGGGCTTCCCGACCTCAACGCGGCCTGGTGCAAGAGCGGGATGATACGGTCAGCCCCGCCCCGGCCGGGAGGAGTGCGCGTCTCCCGGGCCGGCCGGGTCGCGGTCATCGACCACTGCGGCCACACCCTCTACCGGGAGATCGAGGACGAGGGGGTCTGCGGCGTCCTCGCCATTGGGGATGACACCACCGCCGTCTGCGGCCACATCTGTTCCCATGCGGGCATCCCGGTCTTCGGGGTGGTCGACGGGGACGGTGACGGCATCGTTGAGCCCGGGTTTGCGCCCGGGTCGGTGGTGGTCGAGGTCACCTGCGGGCGGGACGACGACCTCGGGCGTGAGGTTGCAGCCACCCGGGACCTTGAGGCGTCCTGCTGGGACGAGTGGGTCGAGGAGACCCTCCGCTCCCTCGAGGGGAGGGTGCGGGTCGTCGTCGACCGCCGGGAAGGATGA
- a CDS encoding TIGR00266 family protein has translation MQYEITGDNLQMVTLRLAPGEAACAEAGAMVNMSGNMQMSTNMKGGLFGGLKRMVTGESLFMTEFTPKGGEGFVSFAGNVPGKIFTLDLTEGEFIAQKDAFLCSEQGIDLDVAFAKRLRSGVFGGEGFILQRLSGRGTAFLHCCGDIMEMTLAPGEMVRVETGLVVGFESTVDYNIALAGGVKTVFFGGEGLFLTTLTGPGRVVLQSMNIAKLATALMPYFPVQNSSGR, from the coding sequence ATGCAGTATGAGATCACCGGAGACAACCTCCAGATGGTGACCCTCCGCCTCGCCCCGGGGGAGGCCGCCTGCGCCGAGGCCGGCGCCATGGTCAACATGAGCGGGAATATGCAGATGAGCACCAACATGAAGGGCGGACTCTTTGGGGGACTCAAACGGATGGTGACCGGCGAGAGCCTCTTCATGACCGAGTTCACCCCGAAGGGCGGGGAGGGGTTCGTCTCCTTCGCCGGGAACGTCCCCGGAAAGATCTTCACGCTCGACCTCACTGAAGGCGAATTCATCGCCCAGAAGGATGCGTTCCTCTGCTCGGAGCAGGGCATCGACCTTGATGTTGCCTTCGCGAAAAGGCTCCGGTCGGGGGTCTTCGGCGGGGAGGGGTTCATCCTGCAGCGGCTCTCCGGCAGGGGGACGGCGTTCCTCCACTGTTGCGGCGACATCATGGAGATGACGCTTGCGCCCGGGGAGATGGTCAGGGTGGAGACCGGTCTCGTGGTCGGGTTTGAGAGCACCGTCGACTACAACATCGCGCTTGCCGGCGGCGTGAAGACAGTCTTCTTCGGGGGCGAGGGACTCTTCCTGACCACGCTGACCGGCCCGGGCCGGGTCGTCCTGCAGTCCATGAACATAGCAAAACTCGCCACCGCCCTGATGCCATACTTCCCGGTCCAGAACTCCTCGGGACGGTAA
- a CDS encoding HNH endonuclease, giving the protein MGMEQGAPQEVHIPGAYITDEVMRIVLERQCHRCAGCNAPLTAGSTHFDLRQPVIRGGAHTIGNFQALCPFCHRNLMRRFRDRFARMNRP; this is encoded by the coding sequence ATGGGTATGGAACAAGGGGCACCACAGGAGGTACATATCCCGGGGGCATACATCACGGACGAGGTCATGCGGATCGTCCTCGAGCGGCAGTGCCACCGGTGCGCCGGGTGCAACGCTCCGCTCACCGCCGGTTCCACGCATTTCGATCTCAGGCAACCGGTGATCCGCGGCGGTGCTCATACCATCGGAAACTTCCAGGCCCTCTGCCCCTTCTGCCACCGGAACCTGATGCGCCGGTTCCGGGATCGGTTCGCCCGTATGAACCGGCCGTAG